The nucleotide window ACTTCGAGAGGCTTTTCGTTACATAACGTTTTCAGAATACTTACTTAACTGTATAGAGTTCTCAAGAAACTCGTCAGCGATCTCCACACTGACTATTTTACCTCCAGACACGTCGGCTAGACATTGCAAAGAGAGTGAATATTCCGATAGTAATACTGTCGTCGTCAATACCGACCCCTACGATTTTCCAAAGCAATATCACGGGCATCCCGTCATCTTGAGGAATTGTAGAAAGTACTTTCACTCTCTTCCCTACCTTCTTTAAAACACCCTAATACAGTAACGGGAGACGCGTACGTATTCCACACCCAGTTCCATAGGAGAGAGATCACATAAAGGAGTATTTAAGTGAGAGACAGTTAGGAAGTCATACCGGGAGAAGTGATGACAGGTTACCAGTATCATATAAAAATAAAAACGTGTGAGTAATAATATTACATAAAATGCAGAAGGTACTCAGAAAATATGAAAGAATAGACATCACGTGGAATTACTCAGTAACGCCAGAAGGTATCTACTATGTTAAATATTCTACTCGAAAGGTCCCGCTTATAGTCTTTGCAGTTTTACTCGTGTCCTTTTTCGGAATAGCAATCTTCGCCGGTTATGAACAATTAAACGGGTTTTACAGCCTCGCAAATTTGATAGACACGGTAGCCGGCATGGATCTACTTTTAATAATTATAGCACCACCCATAACATATGCAATTTTAAAGCAGAGGAGGTACATAAGTGACGTTTTAGGCACTCTAGTAGCTCTCTGGAGTGACGTGAAGACTATAGTAGTCACTAACGAAAGGCTGAAACACGAATTGAGAGGAAAATATAATGGGGTAAGCGTCGGAGTACAGTCGGGTACCTTTTCCGCTTCCGGTTATTCTGAAAGTGTAGGAGACTGGAGGGTGATTTTAAACGACGGGAGTGAGATAGTAATACCCAAAGTTAAAGACCCGGAAAGGACGTTAAATTACGTAAAGGCTAAGTTCAATCTAAACTTTTAATCGTCTTCTTTTCCTACTCGATAAATCTAACCTCTTCCCCTCACACTGGATTACATTCAGGCGTACTAGACTTGTAAATTAATGTAAACAAAAAACAACAAGTAGTATAAAAATCAAACAGTTGAATTCCAAAAGGGATTGAAAGACTAGTGTCTCTCTAAGCGTTGTACCTACTTCCCATGGCAGTTGAATCCCAAAAGTAATACACGTTCTTCTGACGATTTTGAAGCCTTTGAATTACAAAATCAGAGACTTTTAGATTGTTTCTGCAGAATTGAAAATGAGAAAACGTGATGAATAGCTTGAGGGCTTGGTCCCCAGACTTGTAATTTTTGCTACGCCGACATAAGAGGAGGGGGAAATTCCTCGTTGTAGATATTAGGAAATATGTATTCTCTTAAGTATATGTTTTTATACACAGTGTAAAAAGGGATTACGTTTTCTGCGTTGAATGTTTATTAGCCGAGAGATCTTCCATGTATTTCCTACCCCCATTTATGAACTCCTCTAGCGTTACAAGCCTATCCTTTACTGGGATCATGACATCAATGTTTATCCCTTGCTTATGAGCGCATTTTATCCTCCCTATAACTCCTTCTAAATCTAGGAGGGCTGCAATAGGCCTCATTACTACCCAAATCCTCTCTGCACAGCTAGCATATTTTTTCACTTCTAACACTTCATCGCTAGGCAAATAGCCAATACTGGTCTTAACGTCTATTGCAAGCCTCCTACTACTCACATATATGTCAGGCTTTAAACCACCACATACATCACTTTCAACCAAGATATCGCTTTCGTCTACCTTTTCATTCTCTATTAAGTGCTTTATAACAAATGCCTTTAATTCTCTGTGATAAGGGCTTTCATTACCTTGGTTGGGAATATCTAGATCTATGTAATTTCTCCTCAACCACCTCCAAGCAGAGCTCAGAAGTTCTTCAAACTTCTGCTTCGTTCTATCTAACGCGTCATAACCCTTCCAATTCAACTGATAACCAGAGGCTAAGTAGGCCAACGTTGATACTTCTTCTTTTGTCAAGTTATCTTCTACAATCCTATCTGGCTTATACACCAGTTTAGGTGACAAGATGTCATAAAGGCATTTAGGCATAATGATTATCGAGTAATTATAACCACTTATACCGTTAAGAGAGTCAATTAAAATCTCCTCTGTTTCCTTAATCGACTTGCACTCGTAATTGTCTTTACACACCTCGTCTTTTGATTTAATTAACTCACACAAATCTCTTTCTTTGTCCCTCTTCAACACGAAAATGCCGGAAGTAGTACCAACGTTCTTTAACGTTAACTTAGACAGATCGTTAACTCTAGAAACCGTTATCGGGTCTCTTTCATGCCCGTGAATTAACGCGACCTCAGTAGCGATGTATTTTATAGAATCCTCAATCCCATGTTTGTTTTCGTCGTAGATAATTAAAATTTTACCTCTATCCTTGTCTATGAACGACGACGTAAATGATAAGAAATTGTCCAGGAAATCAACGTCGAGGAACTCCTTGCCGTACTTTTCGTAGTTACTAGTCAGTTTAAGGCTTACGTCTAATGAGGGTATCGAAACGGATACTCTGGGAGGGAAGACCAACTTTGGCAACACAACTTTTTCCTCCTCTTTGACCTCAAAAGATGTGTCTAGCTGGCTCATCATGACGGTAGGAGATGGGGAAAAGTGTAGTTTTTGGACTTGTATCGGCTCTTCAAGGAGTGAGAATGAAGTGTCTAACGAGCTCATTGAAACGACTGGTTTTTGAGGGAATGACAATTTTATGACTTCGGGCTTACGCTCAGTTAATTTGAATTGTGTATCCAGCTCTCCTACACTCGTAACTTTAGGAGGTAATGGGAATTGGAGAACTAAAAGCGGGTTAAATGTCAAATTATCAGTAGGCTGAGAAATGTGTCTGAGTTCTGAAGAGACCCCAGCTTTTTTATCTATCGCCAATTTCTTCTTCTGTTGAGTTTCTATATCTTCTGATGGGGTAAAACTTTCTTTCTCTTCTCTCTTTTTACTTTCCATATCTCTTCACCGTAAGTATTTATAGATCTGGATATCTGTCGAATGATATAGAAATCATATCACCATTATTATAAAAATCTTTTATTCGGTATACATAGATAAGTATCAAACCTATATCATTTAGAAAGTTTACAAGATTATTCCTGTAAATTCTACAGTCAACATTAAACTTATTAATTGAACAAGTAAAATATCCTTCGCCTCTAATATCGATTTTAGATAGAGTTTTAATATTTGAGACTAATCTCCAGTAATCATCTATAATTCTCCGGTAATAATTTTCAGTGCTTGCTTTTAAATCTAAATATAAATAGAATACAAATTTTAAAAGTTTATATATTTTACAGTTAATTATCATAATTGCTGAACCAATACTTGTACCCACTAATTGATCATCTAATAAATTAAGTTTAATAGTATTAGCATAACCCCAAATTGTGTACTCCTTTTTAGGGTCTGGTAAATAGCTTATTTCCAATATTTTACTTAAGCCAAACATTTTCATTATCTCCTCGTTAAGTTTGGGGTATGCTAGTCTTAACGCCTTCAACGTTGTCCCTCTCAAACTAGTTACAAAGAACGTTTTAGGATTGTAAATGCTAAGAAAACTTGACGAGGTTTCCACAAACTCATTAAGAGTCTCCAATACGTTACGATAGTCAGTAAGTGAAGGAGGGGAAACGTTAGGCTTACTTATCCCCTTTGCGCTAAGGATGAAATCGAGGTTGGAGTAAATGTTAAGAAGCGTCTTGTATATATCATTCTCACTAAAATGTACCGGTACATTAATGCTCTCCCCTACTTTAATAGCGGAGATTACTGCATTCACGTCAAAGTTAAGTCCAAATACATCTCTGTAAAATTTTGACGCACTCAACTCAGTAAAACTTCCATCTTCCCTAACGCCACCAAGCAGTATTGCATTATACCCCTCGTCCTTTATTAACTCTATCACGTTCTTACCAGATAAGTTTCTAACTTGTTCGTAAATTTTCAGTAACTTGACTGTGGCTTCATACAACTTTAACACGTCTTGGTTGAAGTATTCGTTCCATGTGTTCATGTCGTAATACTTTATGTCGAGTATTCCTTCCTCCACATTAATAATCTTCTAAACCGCATATATATCTATTACAAGTATGTAAGCTTATTGAACTCAGCTCTACTTAATTCACGACGAGCTTTTTAGTTACTGATGTTTATAATCTCTTCATTGCTTTAAAAATGGCTTTAACATGTTAACTAAGCCCTTGTTTTAGTAGGTGAAAATTATTAAGTGATGATAACCTTCGTGACAGTACCTCATCATATATCTCCTTGAACTGTCTGTATCATTAATCTTATAAAATGATATTCTAACTTTCTTAAACATGCCTACATCTTCTATATTATACCAGATGTCGTTGCCATAGCTCATTTCCTCCCCACAAAGGAATTGAAAGCCTAGCCCTTGCCAATAACTACGTTAAGGCACTCCGTATCCTAATGAAAAGGGAGTGTTAGGAAGACTACATGAACAGTTATAAACGAAGTTAAGGGTCTTTCAATTCCTTTTGGGATCCAACAGGACGAACTACGCATCTTCTTCCAGGCAACGACTAGAGGTGTTGTGATAGAGCGAAGCAGTAGCTCTGGTCACTTCCTAGCCATTAAGGGAAATATACATCCCTCCGGCGAGGCTTTAAACGAATTAGGGGAAGAGCGTTTGACTCAATACTTAATCCGCTTTTCCTCATTTTGAAACTGGAAGTGAGGTAAGCTTGTTACATGACTCTATAGGCAACTCAAGGGTGGCACAGCTTGTAAGGCCCTTCAATGACAAGCTGGGAATAAACGTTATGAAGTTATAAATAAGGCTGTTTCAGGGTTAGACGGAATAGTAAGTTGGGGGACACGTTAGGTGAAGGAACTGGCGAAGCGGTGGCAACTTCAAGCGAATACTGGGGGGATTTGAAGGTACTGGAGGAGTATTTAACGTTGTAAACTCGACTTTAAAGTCACTGTCTGCGGTTTTACAGCTTCCGCTGGGGTAATGATGAAGGGTGACAGTGTTTGACTGTTCACCTGTTTATAAAATCCTCTACTGTAACGTTTTCTCTGAGCTTGACGAACAGTAATGTTAAAATTACCACAATGAGCGAGTTGAGTCCTACGATCACTAACGTCGTAATTTGGGAGTAGGCCACGAGTGATGCACTTATTATCTCAAAAACCAGTAGCTCTACTACGTCTATCAGGGAAGGCAGAGCCAGAGAAGGCGGTGTGCTTCTCCCGAAGGACATTGAGGGCCTCGATAGTGACGGGAACTTTAAGCTAAGTATTATCATCAAAAGTATTGTAAGCAGGATTACCATGAACCCGCCCACATAAAATAGGGTTAAGAACTGGGCTGAAGTCAAGAGGACCGGGAGGAATATTGCTACTAGGATCGTCGTTACCCCGTAGTAAATTGTGTAGTAAATTAAGGTGAATATCAGCGTGGCTTTCGTAATGATCGAGAACACATTTCTCGGCCCTCCCAGGTAGCTTAAGAATACCTCTATTTCGCTGTTCACCCTGAGGTTATAAAGGAAATAATAAGGGATAGACGAGGACAAGACTAAAGTAAATAGTGACGGGAGGAAGACTATGATTGGGGTTAGTGAGAGTATTACAGCTGCCTCAGTGGGGGGTAAGGTGATCCCGTAAGCTTCGTACAGCACTCTAGAATATAAAGTCGAATTAGTAGGTAGGTGGAGTTGACTTGTGGGGAGAAGTAAGAGAGAAAAGACAAAAATTAAAACTGCTATACTCAGAACTAAAGTTATTTTATTGTAAGAGTTCCTTTTGTAATTTTCAATATAAGCTCTCTTAATATACGCTTTGAGCACTGGGTCTAGTGCCAGCTTCACAGATATCTCCACCTTACCATTAAATAAGAGGTTATTGTAGTTTTTCCTTATGAAATGCTTGGTAAGTTCACCCCGATTGACACGCTGTACTCGTCGCTAATGTTTAAATAAAAGGGAAGAGTAATACACACGTGCAGTTGAGTGTTATAGATGCTGAGGTAGGTTATTACGGAAAGACTGTAGTAACTGTAAATTCGCTGAAATTGAACGAGAACGAAGTCGTCGCGTTAGTAGGCCCGAACGGTGCCGGCAAGACTACGCTTTTGAGGAGCTTAGCCGGGGTTTTAAAACCGATTAGGGGAAAAGTTGAGGTAGACGGGATAGATCTTTACTCTAAAGAAGGGGAGAAAATAAGGGAATTTATAGGCTATATGCCGGCTGAATATTCTCCACCTACTACCCTAACAGTAGGGGAATTTATCGAGTTCTGGTCTGAAATTTACGGTTCTCAGCCTATTGATATTCCTCTCCCGGCCCAAAAGAAGATTGAAGAGCTGAGTAGCGGTCAGAAGAAGCTCCTAAGCCTTTATAGGGTGTTCCTCCAAAACCCAAAAATCCTAATATTAGACGAACCTACGGCTAATTTAGACGTAAACTTCAGGCTAATGCTGTACGACAAGATAAATTTGATTAAAGAAGGGAGGATAATAATATATTCCACGCACGACATATCCGATTTGCCCATCTTCGCTACGAGGATAATTTTCATAAAAAACGGGAGGATAATAATGGACGGCGACCTGGAAGGACTGAGGAAGAACTTAGTGTATATTAGGGGTAAAATAAGGGGTTTCCCTCAAGGGGTGAAAATTATTAAAGAGTACGGCGATGGCAAGTTTTTGATCAAGTATGACGGGAAAATCAGTGAGTTAGTGAAGGAAACGGTGGGGCTGGGTAGTGAAATAGAAGAAGTCAGCGAGATAGACATGTATGAGTTATATAGACTGGTAATGGGAGATAAGGTCTAATCAGCTGTTTGAGGCGACAGGGGTCATAATGTGTAATTTTTCTATAAAGTTGAGCCGAGGGGAGTAGTAGACGCTGGTCAGCGTACAACGAAGAGAGTGTTACAGACTCTAATCCGAAAGAGTGAGCACTAACTTCGTTCGGCTGGTCGAAAAGGAGGTTCAATGCTTCTTCAAAAACCGGTCTGTCACTTGAGGTGGTTCTTTACTTCGCCCTTGCAGTCCACATAACTTACGTAAGTCTTCCCGTCCTTTCCTAACAGATAAGTGACGTTTTTCTCAAAACCCCCGTGTGCGAACAAGTTCCTCTCATCCGCACTACACTTTTTCCTAGGCTTCTCCCCATCTAAGACCTCTGCCAAAAGCTGTGGGCTTTCTCCTACCTTTACGCTTTTCAGCTTGTCGACCTCGTTACGCACTACTGCGGATATGGTTTCTGATGAAGAGAACTTCTTTGCGAGGCTCTCGATATCCTCTAAGCTCACCCACTCGCTTCCTCCATAGTTTATAGTGTTTATCCCCCTTACAATACCGTTTATTGCTGTGAGTAGTGAGTGTACGTAACTTATTTCTAT belongs to Stygiolobus caldivivus and includes:
- a CDS encoding ABC transporter ATP-binding protein, with translation MQLSVIDAEVGYYGKTVVTVNSLKLNENEVVALVGPNGAGKTTLLRSLAGVLKPIRGKVEVDGIDLYSKEGEKIREFIGYMPAEYSPPTTLTVGEFIEFWSEIYGSQPIDIPLPAQKKIEELSSGQKKLLSLYRVFLQNPKILILDEPTANLDVNFRLMLYDKINLIKEGRIIIYSTHDISDLPIFATRIIFIKNGRIIMDGDLEGLRKNLVYIRGKIRGFPQGVKIIKEYGDGKFLIKYDGKISELVKETVGLGSEIEEVSEIDMYELYRLVMGDKV